Genomic window (Sphingomonas sp. S1-29):
GATCGCGGGGTTGCCCACCTGTTGCGGGCTCGGCGCACCTTCTTCGTTGGTGACCGACGCGACCAGCCGAAGCTGGGGCACCGGCGCCCAGTTGAGCCCATAGCCATAGCTGGTGAGCGTGCCGAAGTCCGACAGCCGATCGACCTCGACATTGGCGTTGAGCGACAGGTCGCCGATCGCGTCGAGCACCGCGCGCCGCCGGCTGGTGATCGGCACGTCGATGTTGAGCTGGCCGTTGGCGCTGCGGCGGCCGATATCGGTCGCCTGCGCGAAGCCCGACCGCACCGAGCGCGCATCCTGGTCCTGGCTGCGCAGCCCGACGCGGAAGGTGGTCGAAAGATCGCCCGCGGGAAGCGCGAGGACATCGCCGTTCACCACCCCCTCGACCCGCGCGACATTGCTCACCGATCGCGCGGTGTCGGGCGCGACCAGCGACAATTGCCCCGGCACGATCGGGCCGAAGGGCGATCCGCCCGCCAACACTGCCGCCTGCAGCCCGGTCGAATCGACTCGGCGATCGGTGTCGGTGTCGGTCTGCTGGCGGTCGTAATTGCCCGTCAGCGTCCAGCGCCAGTCGGACAACGTCCCGTTCATGCTGAACGCTGCTTCGACGTTGCGGCTACGCGATTCGCGCATCAACGGGCCGAAGGCGTCGGTGTAGCGCAGCACGCGAACATCGCCCGCGAAGGGCGAGAAGGGGTTGTCGGCGGGCAGCGCGAGATCGACCGAGGGCAGCCCGAGCAGCGAGCGGCTGTCGTTGAAGTCGAAGCCGACCGTCGCGGTCGCAGCGACGTCGCCGAAAATGGTGCGCGCGAGCACCGCGTTGCCGCGCACCGCCTCGGTCGCGCCCTGCAGCGATCGGAAGGGCCCCAAGTCGGTGACGTTGGCAGCATTGGCGCCGCCGATGAAATCAGTCAGCAGCGGCGTGCCCCCGGCGAACGATCCCGGCACCGCCGCTACGGTGACCGGCGCACCCGCTGCGGCGCTGAGCGCGGGATCGATCTCGGCGCCGTTGGCCGGCGCGACGACATTGCCGGTCAGGTCGAAGGGCGATCCCGCGGGGTTCGACAACAGGTCGCGCTCGCTTTCGAGCAGCAAGCTGCGCGCTTCGACCTCGAGGTCGAGGTTGAGCCGTCCGTTGCGGTTGATCCGCAGGTAATTGAGCTCGACTTCGCCGCTGCTATTGCCGCCCTGCACCGGCCCGCCGAAATCGGCCTCGGCGGTGATCGCGCGAAAGCGCGGGCGGAGCACGAAGTTCACCACCCGCTGGTTCGCACTATAGCCGTATTTCAGCGCGACTTCTTCAGGCAGGATGTCGACGCGCAGGATCGCTTCGGTCGGGATTTCGCGGATCTCGCGGAACGAGCCGATTCGGCGCCCGTCGAGCAGCACCACCGGCCCCTCGCCGCCGCGCCCGCGCCCGCTCGAGGTCTGCGGCGACAATTCGGCGAGCAGCTCGGCGACCGAACTCACGCCATAGGCGCGGATGTCGGCGGGCGAGAGCTGTTGTTCGGGGGGAACGTCGCCCACCACCGCGCCGCGCTCGGCCTGGCCGGTGACGACGATGTCCTCGACCATTTCTTCGCCGGCTTCCTCGTCGCTCATCTCGGCGCCGAGCGCCTCGCCATCGTCGATCGCTTCCTGCTCGGTCGGCGCGGGCACCACTTGCGCGTGCGCGGGCCAGACGGTGGCGGCCGAAAGCAGGAGGAGCCAGCGCGCTTTGGCTACGCGGTTGCGGTCGATCATCGAAATACGTCCAGTCGCTTTGCCGCCCGGGGATGGACGCATGCAGGGTGAGTAGGCGGCGATTGTCGCAGAACTTTGTCAGCGCCGATTTGTCCGCCCGCGCCCCTGCAGCAAAACCGATCGCGGCGGCAAGACCGGCGTTGGGCGGGAATGCGAATGGCGTGCCCTAAAGCCGCGCGGGGGTTCCCGTTACGGGCAGGATCGCTATGTTCTCTGCATGTATCGCTTGGAGAATCCGATTTGCGCATCACCCTGCTTGCCGCAACCGCCCTGTCGCTCGTGCCGATGACCCTGGCCGCCCAAACCGCCTCGCCGGCGCCTGCCGCGCCGGCACCCGCTGCGGCCATCGCCGCCAATCCGCTGCTCGCCGACTGGACCGGCCCCTATGGCGGGGTGCCGCCCTGGGACAAGGTGACCCCGGCGCTGTTCCCGCAGGCGATGGAAGTCGCGATCGCCGAGCGCCGCGCCGAATATCGCCGCATCGCCGACAATCCGGCTCCGGCGACCTTCGCCAACACCTTCGTGCCGATGCAGAACGCCGGCAAGCGCCTCGGCCGGGTGCTGGCGGTGTTCGGGGTGATGACCTCGAACATGAATTCGCCCGCCTATCAGGCGCTCGATCGCGAATGGAGCCCCAAGCTGTCGGCGGCGGGCGACGAGATCACCTTCGACCCCAAATTATTCGCGCGAATCCAGGCGATCTACGACGCACGCACCGCCAGCGGGCTCGACGCGCAGCAGCAGCGGCTGGTGACGCGCACCTATGACAGCTATGTCCGCCAGGGCGCCAAGCTGAACGCCGCGCAAAAGGCCGAGATGTCGCGGATCAACCAGGCGCTCGCGACCGAATTCTCGACCTTCTCCGAAAAATTGCTCGCCGACGAAGGCACCGCGATCACGGTGACCGACGAAGCGATGCTCGCCGGGCTGCCCGACAGCGTGAAGGCGACCGCCAAGGCCGCCGCGCAGGAGCGCGGCCAGCCGGGCTTCGCAATCGTCAACACCCGATCGGCGGTCGATCCGGTGCTGACCTTCGGCACCGATCGCGCGCTGCGGGAGAAGGTGTGGCGCACCTTCGTCAATCGCGGCGACAATGGCGGCGCGACCGACACCAACGCGACGATCGCTAGAATCGTGAAGCTGCGCGCCGAACGCGCCAAGCTGCTCGGCTTCCCGACGCATGCGCATTGGCGGATGCAGGACACGATGGCCAAGACGCCGCAGGCGGCGACCGATCTGATGATGCGCGTCTGGCCGGCAGCGACCGCGCGGGTGAAGCAGGAAGTCGCCGACATGCAGGCGATCGCGGCGAAGGAAGGCACGCCGATCACGATCGAGCCCTGGGACTATCGCTTCTACCAGGAGAAGGTCCGCAAGGCGCGCTACGACCTCGATCAGACCGAGCTCAAGCCGTATTTCGCGCTCAACAACATCATCGATGCGTCCTATTACGCCGCCAACCGGCTGTACGGGCTGAACTTCAAGGAGATCACCGGTCAGGTGCCGGTGTTCGAAAAGAATGTCCGCGTGTTCCACGTCACCGACAAGAACGGCAAGGAAGTCGGGCTGTTCTATCGCGACGATTTCGCGCGCACCGGCAAGCGGTCGGGCGCGTGGGCGACGACCTATCGCTCGCAACGTAACCTTGCGCCCGCGCAGAACGTGCTGTCGTCGAACAACAACAATTTCGCCTCGGCAGCGCCGGGCCAGCCGGTGCTGATCAGCCTCGACGATGCCGAAACGCTGTTCCACGAATTCGGCCATGCGATCCATTCGATGCTGCAGGACGTGAACTATCCCGGCCTCACCGGCACGCCGCGCGACTTCGTCGAATATCCGAGCCAGGTGAACGAACATTGGCTGCTGACGCGCGACGTGCTCGACAAATATGCCCGGCATTACCAGACCAAGGCACCGATGCCGCAGGCGTTGCTCGACAAGGTGATCGCGGCGCAGACCTTCAACCAGGGCTTTGCCACCGTCGAATATCTGTCGTCGGCGATCGTCGACATGAAGCTGCACACCGTCGCCGATGGCGTGGTCGATGCCGATGCGTTTGAAAAGGCCGCGCTGGCCGAGATCGGCATGCCCAAGGAGATCGTGATGCGGCACCGCCTGCCGCAGTTCAATCATCTGTTCTCGTCCGATGCCTATTCGGCGGGCTATTACAGCTATCTCTGGTCGGAGACGATGGATGCCGACACCTGGGCGGCGTTCGAGGAAGCCGGGAGTCCCTGGGACAAGGCGACCGCCGATCGCTTCGCCAAGGTGCTGCTGTCGACGGGCAACGAGACCGACCGCGCCGAAGCCTATCGCGCGTTTCGCGGGCGCGATCCCGACGTGAACGCGCTGCTCAAGGTGCGCGGGTTTCCGACCACGAACTGACCTATCCCCGTTCGCGCCGACATGCTCGGTGCGAACGGGTCGGGGTTACCCCAGCACTTCCTCGACCACCGCATATACCCGGTCGAGTTCGGCATCGGTGATGCAATAGGGCGGCATGACATATACCGTGTCGCCCAATGGCCGCAGCAGCACGTCGCGGTCGCGGAAATGCGCGAGCAGGCGCGGGGCGAGATCGGACATATAGCCTTCGCCGCCGCCGACTTCGAACGCGGTGATCGTCCCCAACCGGCGCGGGTTGCGGACGCGATCGGCGATATGGGCGAGGCGCTCGCCCTGTCGGCGCGCCAGGTCGGCGATGCGATCGCGCACCGGCTCGTCGCGCCACACCGCCAGGTTCGCCACGGCGGCGGCACAGGCGATCGGGTTGGCGGTGTAGCTCGACGAATGAAAGAACATCCGCGCGCGATCGGGCGATCGGTGCGCCTCGAACATCGCGCTCGATGCCATCGTCACCGCCAGCGGCAGCGATCCGCCGGTAATCCCCTTCGACAGGCACAGCAGGTCGGGCAAGATTCCTGCCTGTTCGCACGCCAGCAGCGTGCCGGTGCGGCCCCAGCCGGTCATGACTTCGTCGGCGATCAGCGGCACGCCGTGGCGGTCGCAGATCCGCCGCATCTCGGCCAGGATCGCGGGGGCATAGAAATGCATGCCGCCAGCGCCCAGCACCAAAGGTTCGACCAGCAACGCCGCCGGCGAATCGTGGCGGCAGGCGTGATCGAGCGCGTCGAGCGTCGGCTGGCCGTCTCCGGCGGGGCAGGGCAGGGTGCCGACGTCGAACAGCAACGGCTGATATTGCTGGTTGAACACGCCGCGCGCGCCCACCGACATCGCGCCGATCGTGTCGCCATGATAGCCGTGATCGAGCACCAGGATCCGGTGGCGCGGCTGGCCATGATTGGCCCAGAATCCGAGCGCCATCTTCACCGCGACCTCGACCGCGGTCGAACCCGAATCCGAATAGAAAACGTGCGGCAGCCCCATCATCGCCACCAGCTCGCGCGCGAGCTGTTCGGCGGGCTCGTGCGTCCAGCCGGCGAAGATGATCTGGTCGAGCTGCGTTGCCTGTTCGGCGATCGCGGCGGTGATCCGGGGATGCGCGTGGCCGTGCGTCGTCACCCACCAGGACGAGATCGCGTCGATGATCCGGCGACCGTCCGTGGTGGTCAGGATCGCGCCCTTGGCCGATGCGACCACCGGGATCGGTTCGTTCAGCCCATGCTGGGTAAAGGGGTGCCAGACGGGCGGGGTCATCGCTGCAACTCCCCGGTGTCGCTGAGGCACGCCTGCAACCCCACGTCGTCACCCCGGCCTTGGGCCGGGGTCCACCGCGCAACCAGGCGCTGCAGCTTTTGGGGGTGGGTGGACCCCGGCCCAAGGCCGGGGTGACGATAGTGGGTCATGCGAACGAAAACGCCGCCGCGAACGCCGCGCGCAACGCCTCGGGCGTCAGCGGATCGAGCATCGGCAGCCGCCCCAATCGCCGCACCCGGCCCATCCGGGCGATCGTCGCTTCGCTATCCTCCTGCGGATCGCCGATAAAGGCGATGCCGTGGATCGGCACCCCGCGCCCGCGCAGCGCCTCGATCGACAACAGGCTGTGGTTGATGGTGCCGAGCGCGGTTCGCGCCACCAAAATCGTCGGCAGGCACCAGCGCGCGAACAGATCGGCGAAGGTGCGCGTGTCGTCGAACGGCACCAGCACCCCGCCCGCCCCCTCGATCACCAGCGGCCCGGGGGTGGCGGGGGGATCGAGCCGGTCGAGCGCGATCGACACGCCGTCGATCGCGGCGGCGCGGTGCGGCGAGCAGGGGGTAGCAAGCGTGTAGGCAGATGGCAGGATGCGGTCGGCAGCAACGCCCAATGCCGCCACGCGCGCCGCGTCGGTGCCGCCATCGGTGCCCGCCTGGATCGGCTTCCAATAGTCCGCGCCGATCGCCTGCGTCAGTGCAGCGGCAAAGACGGTCTTGCCGATATCGGTATCGGTGCCGGTGACGACGAAGCGCGGTGCAGTCATGCCAAAGCCTTTTGCAGGGCCGTGGCGAGCGAATCGACATCGGCGGGGGTTGCGTTGAGGGTGAGCGAAATACGCAGCCGCGCGGTGCCGTCGGGCACCGTCGGCGGACGGATGCCGCGAACATCGAAGCCCTGCGCCTGCACCGCGCGCGCGACGCGCATCGTGCGGGCGTCGTCGCCCAGGATCAGCGGCAGGATCGGCGATCCGGTGGCAATTGCACCCAGCGGCCCGAGCGCGGCCCCGCCCGCCACGATCAGCGCGCGCAGGTCATCGCGCCGCCAAGGTTCCTCCGCCAGCGCGCGCAGCGCATCGCGCACGACGGCGGCGATCAGTGGCGAAGGGGCGGTCGAAAACACGAAGCCGCGCGCGCGGTTGACGAGCATGTCGCGGAGCACCGCGGGCAGGCACAGCAGCGCGCCTTCGGCCCCCAGCGCCTTGCCGCAACTGTGTAGCGTGATGACGTTGGGCTTGCCTTCGAACGCCTCGGCCAGCCCGCGCCCGTCCTGCCCGAACACCCCGGTGGCGTGCGCCTCGTCGATCAGCAGGAAGGCGTCTTGGCGATCGGCGAGCGCCGCCAGCTCGGCAAGCGGCGCCTGATCGCCGTCCATGCTGTACAGGCTCTCGACCGCGATCCACACCCGCCCGCTGCCACCGGCGGCGCGCCATGCGGTGATCGTGTCCTCGAACGCGGCAACGTCGTTATGCGCGGCGGCGACCCGCTCGGCGCGGCCCAGCCGCATGCCGTCATGCGCGCTGGCGTGGAGCAAGGCGTCATACACCACCAGATCGCCGCGCTGGGGCAGGGTGGCGAAGAGCGCCATGTTGGCGACGAAGCCGTTGGCCAGGAACAAGGCGGCCTCGGCCCCGAAAAACGCCGCGGCTTCGGCTTCGAGCGCTTCATGCTCGGGATGGTTGCCACGCAGCAGGCGCGATCCGCCCGAACCTACGGGCACGCCGCGGGTGAGCGCGTCGCTGGCGGCGGCGTGCAGGCGCTGGCTATTGGCGAGGCCGATATAGTCGTTCGAAGCGAAATCGACGCCTGCGCGCGGGGCGAGCGATCGGAGGCGATCGGCACCGGCGAGGGCGGCGAGATCGGCGCGGTGAACGGAGAGGAGCGACATCTTCGGGGGCTTTAGCGGGGTGCGCGTGATTGGCCTACCGCCGTTCGTTTCGAGCGAAGTCGAGAAACCGGCCTAGGCGCCAGGTTACCGTTTCTCGACTTCGCTCGAAACGAACGGGGGACTAGTATTCGGCTAGCTCAAATCCCCGCATACCATTCATAGCCGGCGATATCCTCCCACAGCCCGCCCTTGCCGCCATGAATGTCGGCAAGGCTGGCCACCGCCTCGATCCGCTCGACATATTTGGCGTGCTTGTATCCCAGATGGCGCTCGACCCGCAGCCGCACCGGCGCGCCGTGGCCGATGCCCAGCCGCTCGTCGTTCAGCCCGAGCGCCAGGATCGTCTGCGGGTGGAAGGCGTCGATCAGGTCGATCGATTCATAATAGGGCCGGGTGCCGCCCGAATAGGCATCGGCGCAGTGGAACACCAGGAAGCGCGCGCGGTCGCTCAGGCCCGCCGCGTTGAGCACGGTCGATAGCTGCGGCCCCTGCCATTTGCCGATCGCGCTCCACCCCTCGACGCAGTCGTGGCGAGTGATCTGCGCGCGCTGCGGCATCGACAGCAATTGCGCGATCGACAGCGCTTGCGGCCGCGCCACCAGCCCATCGACCCGCACCCGCCAATCGGCAAAGCCGGTGGCTGCCTGCGCGGTGTAAGCCGGTGTGTTGGGGTTGCGCGTGCCGTTGGTGCGGAACACCGGCGACATCTGGTCGGGGCGGAACTCACGCGCGAGCGCATTGCGGTCGGTCAGCGCGCGCTGGGTCCATTCGTTCCAGTCGGCGCCCTTGAATAGGATCGAACGGAACGCCTCGCTCTCCCCCAGCCGGTCGCAGCCGGCAAGCAGCGTAGCGCCCGATGCGGCGACGCCGGTGAGCAAGGCGCGGCGGGTGAGGATCATTACTGCGGCTCCTGCGGCGTGCGCCACCAGCCGGTGATCATCGACCGCACTTCGTTTAGTGGTCCCGCCAGGATCACCAGCGTCAGGTGGACGACGATGAACAATGCGATCCCCATCGATGCGATGAAGTGGATCGACCGCGCCGATTGCCGCCCGCCGAACAGGTCGAGCATCCACGGCGCGGCGGCGTTGATCCCCGGTGACATCGTCAGCCCGGTAAAGATCGCCAGCGGCAGCGCCACGAAAATCACCCCGACATAGCTCAGCTTCTGCAGCACGTTGCGCCCGCCCGGATCGGCAGCATCGTGGAATCGCAGCGCCAGATGCTCGCGCACGTCATGCGCCAGATGCTTCGCGCTGAGCTCGGCGCGGCGAAAGCGCAGGTCGCGCTGGAAATGCCGGTTGAGCAGGCTCACCAGCATGAACGCCAGCAGCGCGAAGCCGAAGAGCAGCGCCACGGTCAGATGCCAGCGCCGCGCGAGCGCCAGATTATAGGTCGACGGGATCGTCAGCCAGCCGGGGATTCGCCCGCCCTCGAAAATCCAGCCGACGCGAAACCAGGGCTGGTCCAGGTTCGCGCCATATTGCCCCCAGTAAAGCTGCGGATGCGCGTTGAGGATCATCAGCCCCGACCCCAGCAGCACGATCACCGCGACAGCGTTGGTCCAGTGCCACAGCCGGGTCGCCAGCCGATGCTTGTAGATCGCGCGCCGGGTGCCCGGTGCGGCGATGTCGGCAGGGTCGTTCGAGTCGCGCGGGGCCATCGAAGTCAGTCTACCCTATCCATAGGCGCGGACGAAGAACACGATCGTGGTGACGATCGTCACCAGCAGCGTCCAGATACGGATCGCGGTGGGCGGCAGCTTTTTGCCCGCGCGCGCGCCGAGCCATCCGCCCAGCACCGCGCCGGCCAGCATCGGCAGGCAGGCGTCCCATCGCACCATGCCGAAACCGATGAACACGATCATCGCGGCGGTGTTGGCGACCGCCAGCATCAGCGTGCGCGGCGCCATCAGCCGGTGCGGCGGCTCCCCCGCGAGCAGCCCCCACGTTGCCGTCAGCATCATTCCCACCCCGCCGCCGAAATAGCCACCATAGACCCCCAGCAGCGCCTGCGCGACGAACAGCGCGCGCGGCCCCGGCGCTGCGTGCCGCTGAAGCACCTCGGCGGCGCGCTTGCCGAACGCGATCGCGATCGTCGCCATCAGCAACAGCCAGGGGATGATGATGTCGAAGGTTGTGGTCGGGGTGACCACCAGCAACAGGCTGCCCACCAGCGCGCCGACAAAGGTGATGCCCCCCAGCGTCCGCACCGACATCCCCGCCACCGGGCGCAGCCCCTCACGATAGGTGTACGCGCTCATGAACGCGCCGGGTTGCAGCGCGACGTTCGAAGTGGCGTTGGCGATCGGGCTGGGCAGGCCGATCGCGATCAGCGCGGGCATGGTGGCAAAAGTCCCCCCGCCCGCCAGCGCATTCATCGCCCCGCCGACAAGCCCGGCAGCGGCGGCAAGCGCCAGGATGGGAAGATCGAGCATGGAGCGGGGCTAGAGCCGATCGAGGTGGATGTGTCGAGGGGGGCAGGAAGGGTTGGAGCCCGTCCCCGTTGGTCTGGGGCGGTGGTGTCTGCGGCCGAAGCGGCTGCTCCGCGTCCGCCCCCTCCGTCAGCCTGCGGCTGCCACCTCCCCCTGGCGGGGGAGGATTGGTCTGTATTTTTCCTCCCCCGCCAGGGGGGAGGTGGCGGTCGCGCAGCGACCGACGGAGGGGGAGGATAGCGCGACGATTGCTGGTGTCGGGATCGCTTGTGAGCGAGCTGCAAAGCAGCGCAGCTTTCCGTAAACAGCTCCGAACCAACCGAAAATCCGTTACCCCAGCGCCGCCATCTTGTCCTCGGCGATCCGGTCCAATTCCGCGCGGCTCTTCTTTTCCGACGCGGTCTTGAGTTGCCCGCAGGCCGCGTCGATGTCGCGACCGCGCGGCGTTCGCACCGGGGCCGAGATGCCTGCGCCGAACACGATCTCGCTGAAGCTGCGGATCCGCTCGGGCGTCGAGCATTCGTAATTTGCGCCGGGCCAGGGGTTGAACGGGATCAGATTCACCTTGGCGGGCAGGCGATAGTGTTTGAGCAGCCGCACCAGCTCGTGCGCGTCGGCATCGCTGTCGTTCTTGTCCTTGAGCATCACATATTCAAAGGTGATGCGGCGGGCATTGTTGGCACCGGGATAGTCGGCGCAAGCCTGGAGCAACTGCTCGATGCCGTATTTGCGGTTGAGCGGCACGATTTCGTCGCGCACTTCCTTGGTCACCGCATGGAGCGATACGGCAAGGTTCACGCCGATCTCGGCGCCGGCGCGCGCCATCATCGGCACCACGCCCGAGGTCGACAGCGTGATCCGCCGCTTCGACAGCGCGATGCCGTCGCCGTCCATCACGATTCCCAGCGCATCGCGGACGCTGTCGAAATTATACAGCGGCTCGCCCATGCCCATCATCACGATGTTTGTAAGCATCCGCCCGTCGGGCTGGCTCGGCCATTCGCCAAGGTTATCGCGCGCGAGCATGACCTGGCCGACGATCTCGGCGGGCGTCAGGTTACGCACCAGCCGCATGGTGCCGGTGTGGCAGAAGGTGCAATTCAACGTGCAGCCAACCTGGCTCGACACGCACAGCGTGCCGCGGTCGGCGTCGGGGATGAACACCATCTCGTAATCCTGCGCGTCGTCGGTGCGCAGCAGCCATTTGCGGGTGCCGTCGGTCGATACCTGCGCCTCGACCACTTGCGGGCGGCTGATGACGAAGCGCTGCGCCAGCCAGGGCTGCATCGTCTTCGAAATGTCGGTCATCAGCGCGAAATCGGTGACGCCGCGATTATAGATCCAGTGCCACAATTGCTTGGCGCGCAGCTTCGCCTGCTTGGGTTCGAGCTGCGAGGTCTCGAGCGCCATCCGCAGATTGGCCTTCGACAGCCCCAGCAGGTCGATCCGGCCGTCGCTGCGCATCGGCAGCGCACGCGGGACGGGCACGGGATCGATGTGCCCGGGGATGGGCATGGGCGGCGTCGAGACTGTCAGCATGGCGGTGACATAGCCGAAAACGGCGGTGTTCGCTAGGGGGCCGGGCGCCTCGCGCACCCCACCCCCGCCGCGTCGATCGCGGTGGCGGCGCCCGCCAGCGCATAGACGTCGGCGAAGGGCGCGCCGTTGGCGGCGATGCTCTCGACGCTCATGCTGCGCCCGGCGCGGATCGCGCCGACGATCGCCCGGTCGGTGCGCGCGTCGGGGGACCAGGCGTCGCGGTCGCCCGCCTTGAGCTGAAACCGCCGCTCGCCGATCGCCAGCGTCACGCGCGCGCGCGGGGTGCGCTGGCGGCTGAGGCGGATGTGGAGCTGGTTGTGGACCTGCTTGCCTGGCCAGGTCGCGATCGAGGCAAAGGCGCCGCGACGCCGACGCTGGACCGGGGCGGCGATCGCGTAGCAGCGCGCTGGCTCGACGTCGCGAAACGCCCCCCAGGATTCGAAAACGCCGATCGGCTCGCGCGCATCGCCCTGTGCGAGGGCCAGGGCAAGCGCGACCGCGAGCATCATGCCGGCGATCGCCCGGTGCCCAGATGGACGATCCGCTCGGCACCGCGCTCGATCGCCACCACCGACCCTTGCGGCAGCCCCTCGGCAAACGGCGCGTCGAGCGACGGCGTCGGCGCCAGCCCGGTCATCAGCCCGCGCAGCACCCGGCTCGAAATGCCGTGGGTGATCACCAGCCGGTCGCCCGAATCGCCCGCGGTATCGCCGAGCCACCCCGCCGATCGATCGGCGATGTCGGCATAGCTCTCGCCATCGGGGGCGCAGGTCAGCGCGCCGTTGCTCGAATCAAACACCGGCCCCACCCGCGCGATCAGATCGGCATAATAAAGCCCGCCCCAGCTGCCCATGCCGATCTCGATCAGCCGCGCATCGCTGCGCGCGTCGTGCCAGTCGAGCCCCAAAATCTCGGCGATCACCGCCAGCGTCTGGAGCGCGCGCCCGGTGGGGGAAGCCCACAAGGTCAGCCGTGGCGACGGCCCGAGTTCGGCGAGCAAGGCGCGACCCATCTCCTCGGCCTGCGCGAAGCCCGCGCGCGTCAGCGGGGTATGCGGGTGATCGCCCTGCAGCCGCCGCGCGGCGTTGAAGACGGTCTCGCCATGGCGGGCGATGAAATCGCGGCCGGCGCGCGGGATGGTCGACATCGCAGCCGTTTCAACCCCCTGTGGCGCAAAAGCAACGGAAAACCTTGTTTATTTTCGGTTCATGCAACTTCGAGGCGCGCCACCTATTTGAGCATCCCGCCCGACGATTGAACGGGCGTGTTCAGTAATTGGAGATTTGTATGCGTTACGCAATCGCAGCCGCGCTG
Coding sequences:
- a CDS encoding TonB-dependent receptor translates to MIDRNRVAKARWLLLLSAATVWPAHAQVVPAPTEQEAIDDGEALGAEMSDEEAGEEMVEDIVVTGQAERGAVVGDVPPEQQLSPADIRAYGVSSVAELLAELSPQTSSGRGRGGEGPVVLLDGRRIGSFREIREIPTEAILRVDILPEEVALKYGYSANQRVVNFVLRPRFRAITAEADFGGPVQGGNSSGEVELNYLRINRNGRLNLDLEVEARSLLLESERDLLSNPAGSPFDLTGNVVAPANGAEIDPALSAAAGAPVTVAAVPGSFAGGTPLLTDFIGGANAANVTDLGPFRSLQGATEAVRGNAVLARTIFGDVAATATVGFDFNDSRSLLGLPSVDLALPADNPFSPFAGDVRVLRYTDAFGPLMRESRSRNVEAAFSMNGTLSDWRWTLTGNYDRQQTDTDTDRRVDSTGLQAAVLAGGSPFGPIVPGQLSLVAPDTARSVSNVARVEGVVNGDVLALPAGDLSTTFRVGLRSQDQDARSVRSGFAQATDIGRRSANGQLNIDVPITSRRRAVLDAIGDLSLNANVEVDRLSDFGTLTSYGYGLNWAPVPQLRLVASVTNEEGAPSPQQVGNPAITTPNVRVFDFVRGETVDVTFLDGGNPLLRSDSRDVLKLGLNFKPLDATDLNIRADYTSSTIEDSIATFPTATNEIQAAFPERFTRDASGRLLQIDNRPVNFARNEREQFRWGFNLSLPVTGTLQREVQAARDAGQDPRAVLRQAYGRPERQWRTPADAQAVPLPAEGSAAQGAEPAPAPDAERPRREGRGGGEGRGGGGGGRGFGGGGGGGRGGFGGGGAGGGRIQFSAFHTYRIKETILIREGVPELDLLNGSATGSNGGLARHQVEVRTGFTKDGMGVRLNADWQSGTRVDGAVPGDTLFFGDLAKVDLRLFANLGQMPDLVRNHAWLRGTRVSLRLDNVFNQRLDVRDSSGAVPLGYQAALLDPVGRSIRLDFRKMF
- a CDS encoding M3 family metallopeptidase, whose translation is MRITLLAATALSLVPMTLAAQTASPAPAAPAPAAAIAANPLLADWTGPYGGVPPWDKVTPALFPQAMEVAIAERRAEYRRIADNPAPATFANTFVPMQNAGKRLGRVLAVFGVMTSNMNSPAYQALDREWSPKLSAAGDEITFDPKLFARIQAIYDARTASGLDAQQQRLVTRTYDSYVRQGAKLNAAQKAEMSRINQALATEFSTFSEKLLADEGTAITVTDEAMLAGLPDSVKATAKAAAQERGQPGFAIVNTRSAVDPVLTFGTDRALREKVWRTFVNRGDNGGATDTNATIARIVKLRAERAKLLGFPTHAHWRMQDTMAKTPQAATDLMMRVWPAATARVKQEVADMQAIAAKEGTPITIEPWDYRFYQEKVRKARYDLDQTELKPYFALNNIIDASYYAANRLYGLNFKEITGQVPVFEKNVRVFHVTDKNGKEVGLFYRDDFARTGKRSGAWATTYRSQRNLAPAQNVLSSNNNNFASAAPGQPVLISLDDAETLFHEFGHAIHSMLQDVNYPGLTGTPRDFVEYPSQVNEHWLLTRDVLDKYARHYQTKAPMPQALLDKVIAAQTFNQGFATVEYLSSAIVDMKLHTVADGVVDADAFEKAALAEIGMPKEIVMRHRLPQFNHLFSSDAYSAGYYSYLWSETMDADTWAAFEEAGSPWDKATADRFAKVLLSTGNETDRAEAYRAFRGRDPDVNALLKVRGFPTTN
- a CDS encoding adenosylmethionine--8-amino-7-oxononanoate transaminase; its protein translation is MTPPVWHPFTQHGLNEPIPVVASAKGAILTTTDGRRIIDAISSWWVTTHGHAHPRITAAIAEQATQLDQIIFAGWTHEPAEQLARELVAMMGLPHVFYSDSGSTAVEVAVKMALGFWANHGQPRHRILVLDHGYHGDTIGAMSVGARGVFNQQYQPLLFDVGTLPCPAGDGQPTLDALDHACRHDSPAALLVEPLVLGAGGMHFYAPAILAEMRRICDRHGVPLIADEVMTGWGRTGTLLACEQAGILPDLLCLSKGITGGSLPLAVTMASSAMFEAHRSPDRARMFFHSSSYTANPIACAAAVANLAVWRDEPVRDRIADLARRQGERLAHIADRVRNPRRLGTITAFEVGGGEGYMSDLAPRLLAHFRDRDVLLRPLGDTVYVMPPYCITDAELDRVYAVVEEVLG
- the bioD gene encoding dethiobiotin synthase — protein: MTAPRFVVTGTDTDIGKTVFAAALTQAIGADYWKPIQAGTDGGTDAARVAALGVAADRILPSAYTLATPCSPHRAAAIDGVSIALDRLDPPATPGPLVIEGAGGVLVPFDDTRTFADLFARWCLPTILVARTALGTINHSLLSIEALRGRGVPIHGIAFIGDPQEDSEATIARMGRVRRLGRLPMLDPLTPEALRAAFAAAFSFA
- a CDS encoding 8-amino-7-oxononanoate synthase, translating into MSLLSVHRADLAALAGADRLRSLAPRAGVDFASNDYIGLANSQRLHAAASDALTRGVPVGSGGSRLLRGNHPEHEALEAEAAAFFGAEAALFLANGFVANMALFATLPQRGDLVVYDALLHASAHDGMRLGRAERVAAAHNDVAAFEDTITAWRAAGGSGRVWIAVESLYSMDGDQAPLAELAALADRQDAFLLIDEAHATGVFGQDGRGLAEAFEGKPNVITLHSCGKALGAEGALLCLPAVLRDMLVNRARGFVFSTAPSPLIAAVVRDALRALAEEPWRRDDLRALIVAGGAALGPLGAIATGSPILPLILGDDARTMRVARAVQAQGFDVRGIRPPTVPDGTARLRISLTLNATPADVDSLATALQKALA
- a CDS encoding molybdopterin-dependent oxidoreductase — translated: MILTRRALLTGVAASGATLLAGCDRLGESEAFRSILFKGADWNEWTQRALTDRNALAREFRPDQMSPVFRTNGTRNPNTPAYTAQAATGFADWRVRVDGLVARPQALSIAQLLSMPQRAQITRHDCVEGWSAIGKWQGPQLSTVLNAAGLSDRARFLVFHCADAYSGGTRPYYESIDLIDAFHPQTILALGLNDERLGIGHGAPVRLRVERHLGYKHAKYVERIEAVASLADIHGGKGGLWEDIAGYEWYAGI